The following coding sequences are from one Mytilus trossulus isolate FHL-02 chromosome 8, PNRI_Mtr1.1.1.hap1, whole genome shotgun sequence window:
- the LOC134681770 gene encoding uncharacterized protein LOC134681770: protein MTDNLKEIISCLHCLHISNVLETAVHASNTVCSCDIRENEMWDPGAGNFARCRNRQERQDKEEETCKASFAISKLKHDIQDSFIMMTDEKLRKLHYRFCNWLFHYHVDSIKMKYFNIPRKMRKKFGCCVACAVTCQMPIH, encoded by the exons ATGACAGATAATTTGAAAGAGATCATTTCTTGTCTGCATTGTTTACACATATCAAATGTGTTAGAAACTGCAG TACATGCATCAAACACTGTTTGTTCGTGTGACATTAGAGAAAATGAAATGTGGGATCCTGGAGCAGGCAATTTTGCCCGATGCAGGAATAGACAAGAAAGACAAGATAAG gAAGAAGAGACATGCAAAGCGAGTTTTgccattagcaaattaaaacatgatataCAAG ATTCTTTTATCATGATGACAGATGAGAAACTACGAAAGTTACACTATCGTTTTTGTAATTGGTTATTTCATTACCATGTAGATTCGATTAAGATGAAGTACTTCAATATTCCAAGGAAGATGAGAAAAAAATTCGGGTGCTGCGTTGCTTGTGCGGTTACTTGTCAGATGCCTATTCACTAG